GATGAAAGCTTGGCTACGCATTGTAAAAAGATCAAAAAAGAAGATGGGCTTATCGAGTTAAATGATGCAAGAGAAATTTATCAAAAATATTTAGCTTTCACGCCTTGGCCTACAATTTTTTTAGAAAATGGTTTGAAGTTTATAGAGCTTGAGCTTGTTGATGAAACAAAACAGAATACTAAAATAGGTGAAATTTTAGAGCTTGAAAAAGAAAGTTTTTTATTGGCTTGTAAAAAAGGAATTTTACGCATTAAAAAACTTCAAGAAAGCGGAAAAAAAGCCCTTGATGGTAGGACTTATTTAAATGGAAAAAGGTTGAAAATTGGAGATAGTTTGTATTGAAAGCATTACTTCGACCCATCATTTTTTATGCGAACAAATTCGAAGTGGCAAAATAAACAAAAATTTAGCAATTTATGCGCTAGAGCAAAATGGCGGAGTTGGAAGTAGGGAAAATATTTGGCAAAGTTCTAAGGGGAATTTACACCTTTCTTTTTGCTTAAAAGTGCAAGATTTACCCAAGGATTTGCCTTTAGCATCTGTGAGTATTTATTTTGCTTTTTTGATGAAAGAAGTTTTAGAGCGTAAAGGATCACAAATTTGGGTTAAATGGCCTAACGATTTGTATTTAAATGATAAAAAAGTAGGCGGGGTGATGAGCGCTAAAATAAGTGAATTTATCATAGGTGGAGTGGGATTAAATTTGAAATTTGCACCTGTTGGAGCTGAAATTGTAGATATTGAAATTGACTTGAAAATTTTAGTAGAAGAGTTTTTGCAAAGCTTAGAAAAATTTTCTTTATGGAAGAATATTTTTAGCAAGTATATGTTAGAATTCGAAAAATCAAGACAATTTAGTATTCATCACGAAGGTAAGATTTTTTCGCTTGAAGAAGCATTATTATATGAAGATGGTTCTATTTTATTGGATAATAAAAGGATATATAGTTTAAGATGAGTGAAGTAATAACCATAGCAAATCAAAAGGGTGGCGTTGGAAAGACCACTACAGCGATAAATTTAGCAGCATCTTTGGCAGTAGCAGAAAAAAAGGTTTTACTTGTAGATATTGATCCTCAAGCAAATGCTACCACTGGACTTGGTTTCAATCGTAATAATTATGAGTACAATATTTATCATGTATTTACAGGAAGAAAGAAATTTTCGGATAT
This genomic interval from Campylobacter sp. CCS1377 contains the following:
- a CDS encoding biotin--[acetyl-CoA-carboxylase] ligase, with the protein product MEIVCIESITSTHHFLCEQIRSGKINKNLAIYALEQNGGVGSRENIWQSSKGNLHLSFCLKVQDLPKDLPLASVSIYFAFLMKEVLERKGSQIWVKWPNDLYLNDKKVGGVMSAKISEFIIGGVGLNLKFAPVGAEIVDIEIDLKILVEEFLQSLEKFSLWKNIFSKYMLEFEKSRQFSIHHEGKIFSLEEALLYEDGSILLDNKRIYSLR